From the Candidatus Zixiibacteriota bacterium genome, the window TTTGATTGTACCCACTGCGGATGCGGAATCGCTCAGGCAGGTTACCTGATATTTTTCCGTTTCAAGGAGACGACCGAGTTGCCTGGCAAAAGCACGGTCATCATCAATCAGTAGAATTTTTCCAGTCATGTAAATCCGGGAAAATGATTCTAACAGTGGTTCCTTGCTGGTCGGAATCGAGTTCCAGCTCAGCCTCCAGCGCCTGGGCGAACTTCATGGCAATCGGAAGCCCCAGGCCGGTTCCCCGTGACTTGGTGGTGTAATAAGGTTGCCAGATTTTCATCATGGTAACATCCGGTATCCCCGGACCGTTGTCGGTCACCTCGATCACCGTCTCATCATCATCGCGACGACCGGTCACACTGACCTTACCGGCATCCTCAATCGCTTCACAAGCGTTTTTTACCAGGTTGATCATTATGCCGCGCAGGATATCGTAGTCGGTTTCAACATACAATTCACCAGGTATATCGATCTGCTTTTCGATATTTTCGCAGTCTCGACCGCCCAGTTTCACAGCATCCTCGGCAACATTTTTAACGTTGACCGGCGCTTTGCGAATCTCTGGCGAGCGTGAAAACATCGAGAAATCAGAGGCGATATCCTCCAGGCGTGAAATCTCGGCCCGGATGGTTTTAAGCTCTGCTTCGGATTCAGCAACCTTTTCATGCGCCGACAGATTGTGCAGTGCGATCTTGACCGGGCTGAGGATGTTTTTGATTCCATGCGCGATAACCCGGGCGGTATTCTTCCAGGAAGACTCGATCTCGGCATTTACCAGCTGACGGGTGCGGTTTTCCAGCTCGGAAGACATATAGTTGAACGAGTTTACAAGCATACCGAGTTCATCTTCATTGTTGTAATTGACCTTCTTACCCCAATGTCCCTTGGCGATATCGAAAGCGGCCAGGGAAAGATTATTAATCGGTTTGATAAGTGAATTAGCCCACCAGCGCGCGACGTAGATCAGAAATGTCAGATAAATCACGATCACGCTCAGCCAGATCAGCCATGCGAAATCGCCTCCGGAGGTCAGCACAAACATCTTCAGACGCGAATACTCAGTCTTGGCTTTCAACACCTCGGCGGTACGGTTGGCGAAATCCTGCGGTAAATATTGTCCCACAACCAAGATCGGCGACTCGCTAAATCCCGGTTGGAGTAAGATCCTCTGGTAGACCATGATCGAGCCTTCAAAACTGATGATCTCCGGAAAGCTTCCCGCTCGCCCCAGTGCTTCCTGGATAAACAAGTCGTTGTGTTTTTCATTGGAAAGAGCCTGAAGCCAGAGTGTGTCGTTTTCAGAAAGAAATATAATTAAATCGAAATGGCGCAGGTCATCAGTGGTGATCGAGTCAGAAGCCAGGATGCTGACTAAATTGATGAAACGCAGGCGATATAGCTCCAGCGAGTTTTCGACCATGTATTCGGCATTGGTGATCGTCTTTTCGAAACCGGGCGAGATCACCTTGTCGATACCGCGGTTAAAGATGTAAACTGAGAACAACGACAATGCCAGAAACGGAATAAACGAGAGCAATAGCAATCTGACAAAAAACTTAGTCTTAATCTGCATCGATTTTAAACCTGTGCGAATGGTTGGCCTTCAAATCTGCAATCGCCTGTCTGTGAGACTCAAAGGCGATATTTTGGGGAATATCCTCGAGAGCGAAAAAGCGCGCCTGCCCGGCATCGTCAGCCGCTTCTAAAACTCCCCCAATGACATCCGCAAAATAGAGCACCATTATCGCGTTCGTACGCGGATCGTCATTGCCGTTGTACACCTCGAATATCTCCGTGATTCTGACATCGAGATTGGTTTCTTCCTTCAACTCGCGTACAGCAGTCTGCGCCGGTGATTCGTCCCATTCCATGAATCCGGCCGGGATAGTCCAGTCGCCAATATAGGGCGGGTGAGCCCGTTCAACCATCAGCAGTTTCCCCTTCTCAAAAACCACACATCCGGCTGCCGGGGCGGGATTGTGATAATGGACGAAACTGCAGTTTGGGCACAGCGGACGCTCGAGGTTCTCCTCGATATTGTCTAAAAGCGAATAACCGCACATCGGGCAATATTTAAACAGAGTCATAGATATCCTTTCAGTCGATACAGGGAAGTTAATTCAAATTTGCGATCTGGCAAGTTTGAACTGCATCAAGCTGGCGATTCTCAGGTCAATTTCAAAGTCAGGACCGTCATATCATCCTGCTGGAGGTCGGAATCGGTCGAGAATCGTTCGACCTCGGCCACTATTTTTTTGGTCAGCTCATCAGCCGACATCTCCCGAAAAGCCTTGATCATCTCAAGCAGGCGCTCTTCTCCGAATTGTTCATCCGACTGGCCATGAGCCTCATTGACGCCATCGGTATAAAAGAAGATTAAATCACCGGATTTGAGTTCGATCTGGTCGGACTTGTATTTGGCATTTTCAAAGGCACCCATCAGTAAACCGCCCTCTTCAAGAAAACGACATTCGCCATCGGATGACACCACCACCGGATAATTGTGGCCGGCATTGGAATAACGCAAAGTCTTGTTTTGGGGATCGAACTCGGCGTAAA encodes:
- a CDS encoding HAMP domain-containing protein, translated to MQIKTKFFVRLLLLSFIPFLALSLFSVYIFNRGIDKVISPGFEKTITNAEYMVENSLELYRLRFINLVSILASDSITTDDLRHFDLIIFLSENDTLWLQALSNEKHNDLFIQEALGRAGSFPEIISFEGSIMVYQRILLQPGFSESPILVVGQYLPQDFANRTAEVLKAKTEYSRLKMFVLTSGGDFAWLIWLSVIVIYLTFLIYVARWWANSLIKPINNLSLAAFDIAKGHWGKKVNYNNEDELGMLVNSFNYMSSELENRTRQLVNAEIESSWKNTARVIAHGIKNILSPVKIALHNLSAHEKVAESEAELKTIRAEISRLEDIASDFSMFSRSPEIRKAPVNVKNVAEDAVKLGGRDCENIEKQIDIPGELYVETDYDILRGIMINLVKNACEAIEDAGKVSVTGRRDDDETVIEVTDNGPGIPDVTMMKIWQPYYTTKSRGTGLGLPIAMKFAQALEAELELDSDQQGTTVRIIFPDLHDWKNSTD
- a CDS encoding NUDIX domain-containing protein, whose protein sequence is MTLFKYCPMCGYSLLDNIEENLERPLCPNCSFVHYHNPAPAAGCVVFEKGKLLMVERAHPPYIGDWTIPAGFMEWDESPAQTAVRELKEETNLDVRITEIFEVYNGNDDPRTNAIMVLYFADVIGGVLEAADDAGQARFFALEDIPQNIAFESHRQAIADLKANHSHRFKIDAD